A part of Pristiophorus japonicus isolate sPriJap1 chromosome 15, sPriJap1.hap1, whole genome shotgun sequence genomic DNA contains:
- the ints15 gene encoding integrator complex subunit 15, protein MTDIRHSLLRRDALSAAKELLYHLDIFFSNQLQNVPGQLVDKSTIELVEEFIFQLPKERNTQPKRLSSLQELQLLEIMCSYFQEQSKEAVRQIIFSALFGPQGNKADENRLAMLGKLVSMAIAICRIPILECTALWLQRTHAVFCVRLAKVLVEDYCILVPGSVQTLKRIVHASPRFCCQLITAVTALYDLSTDDLIPPHDLLEMVVSWVYDDPRLTLITFLNSPANLPRGFLELTPLPGLIRWCVLAFLAYKRNRKTSSAQSLTNGHSNKMCKEVENDVSKDFKILYSKLHLSVLQVLMILQGHLTEKNLYGRLELIMFDHVDRLVGDINKLIKELNLSNPVKEIELTLDRLAQALQVGIASGALLCTRDDLRSICSALPHNNLLQLVLTGPVQQSPHTALPPGFYPHIHAPPAGYPMYSTHPVQTYMPGMAFSYRPIR, encoded by the exons ATGACTGATATTCGCCATTCCCTTTTGAGGCGGGATGCTTTAAGTGCGGCAAAAGAACTCTTGTACCATTTGGATATCTTTTTTAGCAACCAGCTGCAGAATGTACCTGGTCAGCTGGTTGACAAGTCCACCATTGAGCTAGTGGAGGAATTTATCTTTCAGCTTCCAAAAGAACGGAATACTCAACCAAAA AGGTTGAGCTCGCTACAGGAGCTGCAGCTGCTGGAGATCATGTGTAGTTATTTCCAAGAACAAAGTAAAGAGGCAGTTCGACAGATCATCTTCTCTGCACTGTTTGGTCCTCAGGGTAATAAGGCAGATGAAAACAGGCTGGCTATGTTGGGGAAACTTGTATCCATGGCCATAGCAATCTGTCGGATTCCCATTTTGGAATGTACTGCATTATGGTTGCAG AGAACACATGCAGTATTCTGTGTGAGACTTGCTAAGGTTCTTGTTGAGGATTACTGCATTTTAGTTCCAGGATCAGTGCAGACCTTAAAACGAATTGTTCATGCCAGCCCTCGATTCTGCTGTCAGTTGATCACTGCTGTTACTGCACTGTATGACCTTTCGACAG ATGACCTGATTCCTCCTCACGATCTGCTGGAGATGGTCGTATCTTGGGTGTACGATGATCCACGGTTGACATTGATTACGTTTTTGAACAGCCCAGCTAACCTCCCCCGTGGCTTTTTGGAGCTCACGCCACTTCCAGGCCTGATACGCTGGTGTGTGCTCGCATTTCTGGCCTACAAAAGGAACCGGAAAACTTCTTCGGCCCAATCGTTAACGAATGGCCACAGCAATAAAATGTGCAAGGAGGTTGAAAATGACGTAAGCAAGGACTTCAAAATCCTTTATTCAAAGTTACATTTAAGTGTTCTTCAGGTCCTTATGATACTTCAAGGCCATTTAACAGAAAAGAACTTGTATGGACGTTTGGAGCTCATCATGTTTGATCACGTCGATCGGCTTGTTGGAGACATTAACAAATTAATTAAAGAACTCAATCTTTCAAATCCTGTGAAGGAGATTGAGCTCACGTTGGATAGGTTAGCCCAAGCTCTGCAAGTCGGTATTGCATCAGGAGCACTACTGTGTACTAGAG ATGATTTACGATCTATCTGCTCAGCGCTTCCACACAACAA CTTGCTCCAGTTGGTCCTGACTGGACCAGTACAACAGTCTCCACATACTGCACTGCCACCAGGATTCTATCCACACATTCATGCACCACCTGCTGGATATCCCATGTATTCAACTCACCCAGTGCAGACATATATGCCGGGTATGGCTTTTTCATATAGACCAATCCGATAA